One part of the Anopheles coustani chromosome 2, idAnoCousDA_361_x.2, whole genome shotgun sequence genome encodes these proteins:
- the LOC131266540 gene encoding LOW QUALITY PROTEIN: LIM/homeobox protein Awh-like (The sequence of the model RefSeq protein was modified relative to this genomic sequence to represent the inferred CDS: substituted 1 base at 1 genomic stop codon): protein XQKELRSCTACGEPISDKFLLDVGGCSWHSACLRCCICHTPLDHQPSCFLRERQIYCKADYTKTFGTKCVRCSRTISATDWVRRARDLIFHLACFACDSCGRQLSTGEQFALVDDKVLCKTHYSEMFDCGTSSDDGCEADGYQKNNKTKRVRTTFTEEQLQILQANFNIDSNPDGQDLERIASVTGLSKRVTQVWFQNSRARQKKHVQVPREGELNPFARHINLQLSYTFQQSNVLHSSMHFGAGGGLSNGLPFGGGSFNGSHQHASNNNNNSSSINNNHSSKSSAYSAQDSSLDELSEDSAIHCMQSEA, encoded by the exons TAACAGAAAGAGCTTCGTTCCTGCACGGCCTGCGGTGAGCCAATATCGGACAAGTTCCTGCTGGATGTCGGCGGCTGCTCGTGGCATTCCGCTTGCTTACGCTGCTGCATCTGCCACACGCCTCTCGACCATCAACCGTCCTGTTTTCTGCGGGAGCGACAAATCTACTGCAAGGCAGACTACACCAA GACATTCGGCACGAAGTGCGTTCGGTGTAGCCGCACGATCAGCGCCACCGATTGGGTCCGACGGGCCCGGGATCTTATCTTCCATCTTGCCTGCTTCGCCTGTGATAGCTGTGGGCGCCAGTTGTCCACCGGAGAACAATTCGCCCTCGTAGACGATAAAGTGCTGTGCAAGACACACTACTCCGAGATGTTTGACTGCGGTACCTCGAGCGACG ATGGTTGTGAGGCGGATGGATAtcagaaaaataacaaaacaaaacgcgtCCGGACGACCTTCACCGAAGAGCAGCTGCAGATCTTGCAGGCCAACTTCAACATCGACAGCAACCCGGACGGACAAGATCTGGAGCGGATAGCATCGGTGACTGGCCTCAGTAAGCGGGTGACGCAAGTCTGGTTCCAGAACTCCCGCGCACGCCAGAAAAAACACGTCCAAG TTCCTAGAGAGGGTGAACTGAACCCTTTCGCCAGGCACATCAACCTGCAGCTTTCGTACACCTTCCAGCAGTCGAACGTGCTGCACAGTTCAATGCATTTCGGTGCTGGTGGGGGCCTCAGCAATGGGTTGCCCTTCGGCGGTGGTAGCTTCAACGGTAGTCATCAACACGCtagcaataataataacaatagtaGTAGCATCAACAACAATCACTCATCGAAGTCATCCGCCTACAGTGCACAAG ATTCCTCCCTAGATGAACTCTCGGAGGACTCCGCCATACACTGTATGCAAAGTGAAGCCTAG
- the LOC131266538 gene encoding 2-aminoadipate transaminase has translation MENVRKEVPMNHLFDGSDLNVYDHKIANLSAGAPGPDLLEESAKYICLATEKRVKYEAENKSFLFQYGPTIGTTEFRENLASFLTEGYRSEVNKSDLVQTSGATSGLHLILSTLVDLAGVIFVDEYTYMIALETISQFNTMKIVPVPLEEDGPNVGTLKGLIEQHRYEAKGKLFWGVYYTMPTFHNPTGIVFSEDKCHQLIKLARESDILIACDDVYNLLHYGDPDGAPPKRLFAYDIADLGVVEGWRGNVISNGSFSKILSPGIRLGWMECPPRCVEAFRNSGVLKSGGAANNYTGGIVSTLIQMGLARRQVQLYSSNYSARLQAMLETLETHLPKECSFSRPQGGYFVWIRFPEHIDCVALNQYSIEKHRVAGVPGPRFSYSGEARNFIRFTFAFHAPDYLRRSVASFCAAARDFMAKTGPA, from the exons ATGGAAAACGTTCGGAAAGAAGTGCCGATGAACCACCTGTTCGATGGAAGCGATCTGAATGTGTACGATCACAAGATCGCCAACCTGTCGGCCGGCGCTCCTGGGCCGGATCTGTTAGAGGAGAGTGCGAAATATATCTGTTTGGCCACCGAAAAACGGGTG AAATATGAAgcagaaaataaatcattcctCTTCCAATATGGACCTACTATTGGCACGACGGAATTTCGCGAAAACCTTGCATCTTTCCTCACCGAGGGCTACCGCAGTGAGGTCAACAA GTCCGATCTGGTTCAAACCAGTGGAGCTACGAGCGGGCTTCACCTGATACTGTCGACGCTGGTCGATCTGGCAGGGGTAATATTCGTCGACGAGTACACGTACATGATTGCTCTCGAAACCATATCACAGTTTAACACAATGAAAATAGTTCCTG TGCCCCTCGAAGAGGACGGTCCCAATGTGGGCACCCTGAAGGGCTTGATCGAGCAGCACCGCTACGAAGCGAAAGGGAAACTATTCTGGGGTGTTTATTACACTATGCCGACCTTCCACAATCCAACGGGAATTGTTTTTTCTGAGG ACAAGTGTCATCAGCTGATAAAACTCGCCCGCGAAAGCGATATCTTGATTGCGTGCGACGATGTGTACAATTTATTGCACTACGGTGATCCTGATGGCGCACCACCGAAGCGTTTGTTTGCCTACGATATCGCTGACCTGGGAGTGGTGGAGGGCTGGCGTGGAAATGTCATATCGAACGGATCCTTCTCGAAGATCCTTTCGCCCGGCATACGGCTCGGTTGGATGGAGTGCCCTCCGCGATGTGTAGAAGCCTTCCGTAATAG CGGAGTTCTGAAAAGCGGTGGCGCGGCCAATAACTACACCGGAGGAATCGTCAGCACCCTCATCCAGATGGGTTTGGCCCGACGGCAGGTGCAACTGTACAGCAGCAACTACTCAGCACGGCTACAGGCAATGCTGGAAACGCTTGAGACCCACCTTCCCAAGGAGTGCAGCTTCAGTAGACCCCAGGGAGGATACTTCGTATGGATACGCTTTCCCGAGCACATCGACTGTGTGGCGCTAAACCAATACAGCATAGAAAAGCATCGAGTGGCTGGGGTTCCCGGGCCAAGATTTTCCTATTCCGGTGAGGCGCGCAATTTCATTCGTTTCACATTCGCCTTCCATGCTCCAGATTATCTGCGACGCAGTGTGGCGTCCTTCTGCGCAGCGGCAAGGGACTTTATGGCCAAAACCGGCCCAGCTTAA
- the LOC131266537 gene encoding splicing factor Cactin, with the protein MWGDHGEKAAPFVWKKKLEKQGLKDISRRELEALNRKTQLENVIELEKIKKRRLEREHQQQQREDDMYLMQRSKEAAQFDEWQRQEESFHLEQAKLRSKIRIQDGRAKPIDLLAQYISEQNLEESIEMQMHEPYTYLNGLGLDDLEDLLVDIKVYNELEKGKNLDFWTDLTIIVDDEIHKLRKVEAEKQRIATGRREGIHQSVAKDVTEIFRGKTAQQLEDLKKKIEDKINSQQDGLDIGYWESLLSQLKAHMARARLRDRHQDNLRSKLELLKKEQEIQIKKEEQTDDEEAGPSGMGSKTAEQADESSMDSAAAQSESEVPSKASDNHETDLLDECFEAYKKGGYEPKYLQAADIEHGIEIITEEKDEEILDTLRQKVLGINQEEELYSREEMLLRKEARRGMDHDEAEFSVETRVDSQVYLWSDKYRPRKPRYFNRVHTGFEWNKYNQTHYDMDNPPPKIVQGYKFNIFYPDLINKNTTPQYFLTPCSDNGDFATLRFHAGPPYEDIAFKIVNREWEFSYKRGFRCQFQNNIFQLWFHFKRYRYRR; encoded by the coding sequence ATGTGGGGCGATCACGGAGAAAAGGCAGCCCCGTTCGTATGGAAGAAAAAGCTCGAAAAACAAGGCTTGAAAGATATCTCACGGCGGGAGCTGGAAGCATTGAATCGAAAGACGCAGCTTGAGAATGTTATCGAACTGGAGAAGATCAAAAAGCGTCGCCTGGAGCGAgaacatcaacagcagcagcgcgAAGACGATATGTACTTGATGCAGCGCTCGAAAGAAGCGGCCCAGTTCGATGAATGGCAACGGCAGGAAGAATCTTTCCACCTTGAACAGGCCAAGCTGCGTAGCAAAATCCGCATTCAGGATGGGCGCGCCAAGCCGATCGATCTGCTGGCGCAATACATCTCCGAGCAGAATCTGGAGGAATCGATCGAGATGCAAATGCACGAGCCGTACACCTATCTGAACGGGCTGGGTTTGGATGATCTGGAGGATTTGCTCGTCGATATCAAGGTATACAACGAGCTTGAAAAGGGCAAGAATCTAGACTTCTGGACCGATCTGACAATTATCGTAGACGACGAGATCCACAAGCTGCGCAAGGTGGAGGCAGAAAAGCAACGGATTGCGACCGGTCGACGAGAGGGCATCCACCAGAGTGTGGCCAAGGACGTGACGGAGATTTTCCGAGGCAAAACAGCCCAGCAGTTGGAAgatttgaagaagaaaatcgaGGACAAGATCAACAGCCAGCAGGATGGACTAGATATAGGATACTGGGAGAGTCTTCTGTCGCAGCTTAAGGCACATATGGCCCGGGCAAGACTGCGCGATCGGCACCAGGACAATCTCCGCAGCAAGCTGGAGCTGCTCAAAAAGGAACaagaaattcaaatcaaaaaggAAGAACAAACGGACGACGAAGAAGCGGGTCCCTCGGGAATGGGTTCGAAGACTGCGGAACAGGCAGACGAATCATCGATGGATAGCGCTGCAGCACAATCGGAATCGGAAGTGCCCTCTAAGGCTAGCGACAACCACGAGACGGATCTGCTCGATGAGTGTTTCGAGGCGTACAAGAAGGGGGGTTACGAACCGAAGTACCTCCAGGCAGCTGACATAGAGCACGGTATCGAAATCATTACCGAGGAGAAAGACGAAGAAATTTTAGACACACTGCGCCAGAAAGTGCTCGGAATCAACCAGGAGGAAGAGTTGTACTCGCGCGAAGAAATGCTGCTCCGGAAGGAAGCACGTCGAGGCATGGACCACGACGAGGCAGAATTTTCCGTCGAGACACGGGTGGACTCGCAGGTGTACCTATGGTCCGATAAATACCGTCCCCGGAAGCCCCGTTACTTCAACCGAGTACACACCGGATTCGAGTGGAACAAGTACAACCAAACGCACTACGATATGGACAATCCACCGCCGAAGATTGTGCAAGGCTACAAGTTCAACATCTTTTATCCGGATCTGATCAACAAGAACACAACACCACAGTACTTCCTCACGCCCTGCTCGGACAATGGGGACTTTGCGACGCTTCGCTTTCATGCCGGACCACCGTATGAGGACATTGCCTTCAAGATCGTTAATCGCGAGTGGGAATTTAGCTACAAACGTGGTTTTCGATGCCAGTTCCAgaacaacattttccaattgTGGTTCCACTTCAAACGCTACCGTTACCGTCGTTAG
- the LOC131267589 gene encoding uncharacterized protein LOC131267589, whose translation MLNRETGEMEYDTVGGYDRERIYLDKETGEVSSYPAEPTILSHRRRSKFLVPKQYLRNQSGIVARRPASATIGCAAAITNACKQKMIPMTKEEITVGYNSAAHLLYLLPLLFMTPKLFALVISFVEMILHVWAHRKTGTNGNPSVYYRSPMHVVTRNFCEICRHERLMGRVGKLQDVRMKQMQNYFRKVTRNIA comes from the exons ATGTTGAACCGCGAAACTGGCGAGATGGAGTACGACACGGTCGGCGGGTACGACCGGGAGCGTATCTATCTGGACAAGGAGACGGGTGAGGTGAGCAGCTACCCAGCGGAACCGACCATCTTGAGCCACCGGCGGCGGAGCAAGTTCCTAGTACCGAAGCAGTACCTCCGCAACCAGTCGGGTATCGTCGCGCGGCGGCCTGCATCCGCGACGATCGGTTGTGCGGCCGCGATCACCAACGCGTGCAAGCAAAAGATGATTCCGATGACGAAGGAG GAGATCACTGTTGGCTATAACAGTGCCGCTCATCTGCTCTACCTGCTACCGTTGCTGTTCATGACGCCCAAGCTGTTCGCGCTCGTGATTTCCTTCGTCGAGATGATCCTACACGTTTGGGCGCACCGGAAAACCGGAACCAACGGCAACCCGTCCGTCTACTACCGCAGCCCGATGCACGTGGTGACGCGGAACTTCTGCGAGATCTGCCGCCATGAGCGGCTGATGGGGCGAGTCGGCAAGCTGCAGGACGTACGGATGAAGCAGATGCAGAACTACTTCCGGAAGGTCACCCGCAACATTGCctga
- the LOC131267588 gene encoding zinc finger protein 436-like has product MKCAVPGCDTDDNVVSSTSAFFVRFPEEWQAQEQWITMLSITDPALVAALLAGEMKVCSCHFSEDCFGKHPLYGYRYLLPEAIPTILPKYPDLLPLVNQVRPNSYVLYDDTDTSSPIGHDVSDILASEDNVAPNIDETSDQDNDIEDDLEEIGIKYENGKYYFYQLDEDATSETNDEPVAKDDELVSSEELIRNVNYPFTNDEQTSCDISESMVLKEELHASLEQIGGDGNLVDELAEEGKFSQPVNFDADQLEENESDQDSPSREELLDEDLQEYFADHLVDDVTSSHCSEEEDVIEALDGVSLIGRVFPAKVSNEKIERYCCDFCGKRFQYPSQMKKHVVTHTKAKPFKCDQCGRSFGQKINLKIHMRRHTGERPEPKFTCEACGRKCYRQSEFEKHLNSHRKKFPFECVICESRFMNVTSLYIHLRQDHKDKDISMQETLERFAETNEVQIFDDKQEENENETLHSDGRWECTVCKQRFRYVKLLRKHKRKMHPKIYSCRYCPRNFAYRSQLEKHLPTHTHEKRFKCGKCSTKFSQRSNLNKHMYTKHGVTVPWDALQDVLMECDTETKVSYECSRCVKSFSRKSTWLAHLETHHTNNDLQPTCGLCNMSFASTALLTSHMGREHISVKKLSPQKLLINIQTATVSLRESLLFDAYEGEMEEGYGEVEQYIDEEQDVEDESEEIGDYYTTNMLQDKID; this is encoded by the exons ATGAAGTGTGCCGTACCCGGTTGTGATACGGATGATAATGTTGTCAGTTCCACGTCTGCGTTCTTTGTCAG GTTTCCCGAGGAATGGCAGGCACAGGAACAATGGATCACCATGTTGAGCATCACTGATCCTGCCTTGGTAGCAGCGCTGCTAGCTGGAGAAATGAAAGTATGCAGCTGCCACTTCAGTGAAGATTGTTTCGGAAAGCATCCGCTTTACGGCTATCGGTACCTTCTGCcagaagcaattcctacgatTTTGCCGAAATACCCAGATCTCTTACCCTTGGTCAATCAAGTCAGGCCAAATAGTTATGTACTATACGATGATACCGACACATCTTCCCCGATTGGGCATGACGTATCAGATATTCTCGCCAGTGAGGACAATGTTGCACCGAACATTGATGAAACTTCAGATCAGGATAATGATATTGAAGACGACCTAGAGGAGATTGGAATCAAATATGAGAATGGGAAGTACTATTTTTACCAACTGGATGAGGATGCCACGTCGGAAACCAACGACGAGCCTGTGGCGAAGGATGACGAGCTGGTATCTTCTGAAGAATTAATCCGCAATGTAAATTATCCTTTCACAAATGATGAACAAACGTCGTGTGATATTTCGGAAAGCATGGTCCTCAAAGAAGAATTACACGCGTCGTTAGAACAAATTGGAGGCGACGGAAATCTTGTCGATGAACTCGCCGAAGAAGGAAAGTTCTCCCAACCCGTCAATTTTGATGCCGATCAGCTCGAGGAAAACGAATCCGATCAGGACAGTCCCAGTCGTGAAGAGCTACTGGACGAGGACTTACAAGAATATTTCGCTgatcatttggttgatgatGTCACATCCTCACACTGTTCAGAGGAGGAGGATGTGATTGAAGCGCTTGATGGTGTGTCCTTGATTGGAAGAGTCTTTCCTGCGAAGGTCtcaaatgaaaaaatcgaA CGCTATTGTTGCGATTTTTGTGGAAAAAGATTCCAATATCCGAGCCAAATGAAGAAGCATGTGGTCACTCACACCAAGGCGAAGCCATTCAAATGTGATCAATGTGGGAGAAG TTTTGGGCAAAAAATTAACCTAAAAATTCACATGCGCCGGCACACAGGAGAGCGTCCCGAGCCAAAGTTTACCTGCGAGGCATGCGGCAGAAAGTGTTACCGCCAGAGCGAATTTGAGAAACATCTCAACAGTCATCGGAAAAAATTTCCCTTCGAATGTGTGATCTGTGAATCGCGCTTCATGAACGTGACCTCGTTGTACATCCATCTCCGCCAGGACCATAAAGACAAAGACATCTCGATGCAGGAGACTCTGGAAAGGTTTGCCGAAACTAACGAGGTGCAGATCTTCGACGACAAGCAGGaagagaacgaaaacgaaacgctGCATTCGGATGGCCGCTGGGAGTGCACGGTATGCAAGCAGCGGTTCCGATACGTAAAGCTTCTCCGCAAACACAAGCGTAAGATGCACCCGAAGATATACTCCTGTCGGTACTGTCCGCGCAATTTCGCGTACCGGAGCCAGCTGGAAAAGCATCTACCAACGCATACGCACGAGAAGCGATTCAAGTGTGGGAAGTGCAGCACCAAGTTCTCGCAACGTTCCAACCTTAACAAGCATATGTATACCAAGCACGGCGTAACCGTACCGTGGGATGCCCTGCAAGACGTCCTGATGGAGTGTGATACGGAAACCAAGGTGTCGTATGAGTGCTCACGGTGTGTTAAGTCGTTCTCCCGAAAGAGCACCTGGCTGGCGCACCTCGAGACACATCACACCAACAACGATTTGCAGCCCACGTGTGGACTGTGTAATATGTCATTCGCGTCAACCGCCTTGCTCACCTCCCACATGGGAAGGGAACACATTTCGGTGAAGAAACTGTCGCCACAAAAGCTGCTCATCAACATTCAAACGGCCACGGTAAGCCTTCGTGAGTCGCTGTTGTTTGATGCATATGAGGGTGAAATGGAGGAGGGATATGGTGAGGTGGAGCAGTACATTGACGAAGAACAGGATGTTGAGGACGAGAGTGAGGAAATAGGAGACTATTACACTACTAACATGCTACAAGACAAAATTGATTAA
- the LOC131263946 gene encoding uncharacterized protein LOC131263946, translating to MGFNCTLCGLGPRMTVFVIGTITLVFSVLMAGLATTAIVTYNCEIDMTQSKETYGLYLYYFRSKECGPINLRYLGININQTINLGEPDVTSAVERTYVFAIVAAALHGALAVTTVLLFGTMCVSCLGRGCVVMGFYPWILAMFLVLALDVVGFVVYLIDFINVMDVEGVIELLEFNNTPLVRAALESIDDIYLVAPSLFMWLAFSKGVLFWFMFVIFLAVVLSLAMQLWKENKPAPAYSSQTMQPRQVLHATSPPEDHGEPHPNASRYFDQAPQQQMQPFPNAPPHQQHQQRIYPAIPPPHQLHLPHSEANVRRTVEPLNDARDDGEREASPPYQPPSDQLDPPNAVPLHVKQKVDPYTDKRFSYLPGQPAPFSYLAGPPPGNSPRSSVNAPPEVRNQLPWSYFPAADEMKNANKRLTSTLTEEKEFGAEEKHSLTTGKMSGFPDDRSSVTTDEGKWSGPEYKY from the exons ATGGGCTTTAACTGTACGCTGTGTGGGCTCGGTCCACGGATGACCGTGTTCGTAATAGGGACCATTACGCTG GTATTCTCGGTGCTAATGGCAGGATTAGCAACGACTGCAATAGTGACGTACAACTGCGAAATCGACATGACGCAGTCCAAAGAAACATACGGCCTATACCTATACTACTTCCGAT CGAAAGAGTGTGGCCCGATCAATCTCCGGTACTTGGGGATTAATATAAACCAAACGATAAACTTGGGCGAACCAGACGTTACTTCAGCGGTGGAACGGACCTACGTGTTTGCCATTGTCGCGGCGGCTCTGCACGGTGCCCTCGCTGTAACGACCGTTTTACTATTTG GCACAATGTGTGTCTCGTGTTTGGGACGAGGCTGTGTGGTGATGGGATTTTATCCCTGGATTCTGGCCATGTTTCTCGTGCTGGCGCTCGATGTCGTCGGCTTTGTGGTGTATTTGATCGATTTCATCAACGTCATG GATGTGGAAGGCGTAATTGAGCTTCTAGAATTTAACAATACACCCCTAGTACGCGCAGCACTTGAAAGTATAGACGACATCTACCTGGTAGCACCATCGCTCTTCATGTGGCTCGCGTTCAGCAAGGGGGTGCTGttttggtttatgtttgtaatCTTCCTGGCGGTGGTCCTAAGCCTCGCGATGCAACtatggaaggaaaataaaccgGCACCGGCATACAGCAGCCAGACGATGCAGCCACGTCAGGTGCTGCATGCGACGAGTCCACCAGAAGATCATGGAGAACCTCATCCGAACGCCTCGCGCTATTTCGACCAAGCACCACAACAACAGATGCAACCATTCCCGAACGCCCCaccgcaccagcagcaccagcaaagGATCTATCCGGCCATACCCCCACCGCATCAACTACACCTACCCCACTCCGAGGCAAACGTGCGGCGTACGGTCGAGCCGTTGAACGATGCCCGAGATGATGGCGAGCGAGAAGCCAGTCCACCGTATCAGCCTCCGAGTGACCAGTTGGATCCCCCGAACGCCGTCCCACTACACGTGAAGCAAAAGGTGGATCCATACACCGACAAGCGCTTCTCGTATCTGCCCGGCCAACCGGCACCATTCTCCTACCTTGCCGGTCCTCCACCCGGAAACAGCCCGCGGAGCTCAGTGAACGCACCACCGGAAGTGCGCAACCAGCTACCGTGGTCATACTTCCCCGCTGCCGACGAGATGAAGAATGCCAACAAGCGACTAACGTCCACCTTGACGGAGGAGAAGGAGTTCGGTGCCGAGGAAAAGCATTCACTGACGACGGGCAAGATGTCCGGATTCCCGGACGATCGGTCCAGTGTCACCACGGACGAAGGAA AATGGAGCGGCCCGGAGTATAAATACTAG
- the LOC131265633 gene encoding uncharacterized protein LOC131265633, producing the protein MSFPTYSVFRPFAIFAGVFSIFQSLIWIGFAITGIVAYYCEIDFSGQTETMGSLLTLTFFNVYFRGTCVQANIPEIDMSLVNPLNLMPAGDVHAFVWVYLIMHLFWGISSLTLLTNARQKYVRYINIFVYIWIIITMIISVLDLALGILFAIDYDTLVHVLYEYPLGPESLLAPVQVLATAVHVAGIMMVMAFRGWIFWIVNVSLAIFMFTQTFKIYDYNQMRRKTNGASNGGYVPEGDGMRRAPIDAYNMSQQQPRAQTFVQAPVAPSEYRRPLERISERPMELESPVSTQPEWSQQQQQQQRTFEPKPIVIVNRTLEPLASSQPIEPAIEERPDNRPIPPPPPPKNFMNTVVRRDAAAAKVARELNYRNSFNVTNHGLNSVNLRPTGLNLTNPGPPTNDTDLPTPNYSPPMPRVNPFENRPPLRSVLRNSRFQ; encoded by the exons ATGTCATTCCCAACGTACAGTGTGTTCCGGCCGTTCGCCATATTCGCAGGAGTGTTTAGCATA TTTCAATCCCTGATATGGATCGGCTTTGCAATTACCGGTATCGTCGCCTACTACTGCGAAATCGACTTTTCCGGTCAAACGGAAACGATGGGATCGCTACTGACTTTAACGTTCTTCAACGTCTACTTCAGGG GTACTTGCGTGCAGGCGAACATCCCGGAGATAGATATGTCGCTCGTTAATCCATTGAACTTAATGCCGGCCGGTGATGTGCACGCGTTCGTGTGGGTCTATCTTATAATGCATCTGTTTTGGGGCATCAGCTCGCTAACGCTACTCACAA ATGCACGCCAAAAGTATGTGAGATATATAAACATTTTCGTGTACATCTGGATAATCATAACCATGATCATCAGTGTGCTGGATCTCGCCCTGGGCATTCTGTTTGCCATAGACTATGACACCTTGGTG CACGTTTTATATGAGTATCCATTAGGACCAGAGTCGCTATTGGCGCCGGTACAGGTGCTTGCCACCGCAGTGCACGTTGCCGGCAtaatgatggtgatggcgtTCAGAGGATGGATATTCTGGATCGTCAATGTGTCGCTCGCGATCTTCATGTTTACTCAGACGTTCAAGATATACGATTACAATCAGATGCGTCGTAAG ACAAATGGCGCTTCGAATGGAGGGTACGTCCCGGAGGGTGATGGAATGCGACGGGCACCAATTGATGCTTATAATATGAG CCAACAGCAACCAAGGGCCCAAACGTTTGTGCAAGCACCAGTGGCACCATCGGAGTATCGTCGGCCATTGGAGCGTATTAGCGAACGCCCGATGGAGCTTGAGTCACCAGTGTCCACCCAACCCGAGTGGagtcaacagcagcagcagcagcaacgcacGTTCGAACCAAAGCCTATCGTAATCGTCAACCGGACACTCGAGCCGCTGGCAAGCTCGCAACCCATTGAACCTGCTATTGAGGAACGGCCAGACAACCGGCCGATaccgccaccacctccaccaaaGAACTTCATGAACACCGTCGTACGGCGAGATGCAGCGGCGGCGAAAGTAGCACGGGAGCTCAACTACCGCAACAGCTTCAACGTCACCAACCATGGCCTCAATTCGGTGAACCTGCGTCCTACTGGGCTGAATCTTACCAACCCGGGACCTCCGACCAACGATACGGACCTGCCCACACCAAACTACAGTCCGCCGATGCCTCGAGTCAATCCGTTCGAAAACCGTCCACCACTGCGATCGGTACTCCGGAATTCTCGATTCCAGTAG